A single genomic interval of Saccharomyces kudriavzevii IFO 1802 strain IFO1802 genome assembly, chromosome: 3 harbors:
- the RBP95 gene encoding RNA-binding ribosome assembly factor RBP95 (similar to Saccharomyces cerevisiae YCR016W; ancestral locus Anc_1.431), which translates to MSESHIPAWKRISLKKQTPKSENEVNEQSQSSIIDDDPLNITTHLSTGNLTKKEKKRIINGENKLSIKKEKRVSKPGTKKKEKLSKEEKNSKKNKILRDQLRYLIEFFKTKSETKFPITVLELESVKENYGDSLSKDVSADSDVVEIWKFSKQKQNWLIKHFFNLDEIPPVYNDLLLLYFKDLQGRSKDELISKCQKKLKQWNDYAEDQETKIKALVEGEKTSEQVEEEETEEGEKSDEPVKEEKEEVQMPNKELIQRSLKLLEIWKDDDLKPIELKKFSIDI; encoded by the coding sequence ATGTCGGAAAGCCACATTCCTGCCTGGAAgagaatttctttgaagaaacagactccaaaaagtgaaaatgaagttaATGAGCAAAGCCAATCTAGTATAATAGATGATGACCCATTGAATATCACCACTCATTTGTCCACAGGTAACTTgacaaagaaggaaaaaaaaagaatcatCAATGGTGAAAACAAACTATCTatcaagaaagagaaacGGGTGTCGAAGCCTGGcacaaagaagaaggaaaaattatcaaaagaggaaaagaactctaaaaaaaacaaaattcttAGAGATCAACTACGTTACTTaatagaatttttcaaaacaaagTCTGAAACAAAATTTCCAATCACCGTGCTAGAACTGGAAAGTGTGAAGGAAAATTATGGTGATTCCTTAAGTAAAGATGTATCGGCAGACTCTGACGTTGTTGAAATCTGGAAGTTTTCCAAACAGAAGCAAAACTGGCTTAtcaagcatttttttaatctAGATGAGATTCCACCGGTATACAATGACCTTTTGCTTTTATATTTCAAGGATTTACAAGGCAGATCAAAAGATGAACTAATATCGAAATGTcaaaagaaactgaaacAATGGAATGATTACGCGGAAGATCAAGagacaaaaataaaagcgTTAGTCGAAGGGGAAAAAACTAGCGAGcaagttgaagaagaagaaacggAGGAAGGTGAGAAAAGTGACGAGCCTgtgaaagaggaaaaagaagaggtaCAAATGCCTAACAAAGAGCTTATTCAAAGAAGCTTGAAATTGCTCGAAATTTGGAAGGATGATGACTTGAAACCAAtagaactgaaaaaattttctattgACATTTAA